The Siniperca chuatsi isolate FFG_IHB_CAS linkage group LG9, ASM2008510v1, whole genome shotgun sequence genome includes a region encoding these proteins:
- the lim2.5 gene encoding lens intrinsic membrane protein 2.5 has translation MMYSFMGGGLFCAIVGNILLVVSTATDYWMQYRLSGSFAHQGLWRYCMSGKCYMQTDSIAYWNATRAFMILSAMSCFAGIIAGILSFAHFSAFERFNRSFAAGIMFFVSTLFVLLAMAIYTGVTVNFLGKRFGDWRFSWSYILGWVALLMTFFAGIFYMCAYRMHECRRVAGPR, from the exons ATGATGTACAGCTTCATGGGAGGGGGCCTTTTTTGTGCCATTGTGGGGAACATCCTGTTGGTGGTCTCCACAGCCACAGACTACTGGATGCAGTACCGTCTGTCTGGCAGCTTTGCCCATCAGGGCCTGTGGAGGTACTGCATGTCTGGCAAGTGCTATATGCAGACTGACAGCATTG CCTACTGGAATGCCACTCGTGCTTTCATGATCCTCTCTGCCATGTCATGCTTTGCTGGCATCATCGCAGGAATCCTCTCCTTTGCCCACTTCTCAGCCTTTGAGAGGTTCAACCGCTCATTTGCTGCTGGGATCATGTTCTTTGTTTCAA CTCTCTTTGTTCTGCTTGCAATGGCCATTTACACCGGGGTGACAGTGAACTTCCTGGGCAAGCGCTTTGGTGACTGGCGCTTCTCTTGGTCCTACATACTAGGTTGGGTGGCACTGCTCATGACCTTCTTTGCAG GTATATTCTACATGTGTGCCTACAGAATGCATGAGTGTAGAAGAGTGGCTGGCCCACGTTAA
- the LOC122881767 gene encoding B-cell receptor CD22-like, with the protein MAAALTLLLIGCLLQSALCGEFTVTVPKTIEVLKGSCVTIPCSFDIENKYESNLDNTCKAAWKISDPISMFDSSNPQLSTIKGNFTGDLKKKDCTTTLNNIQPSHSNKYFFRVECNNQLKYSFHQQTLYISVKDDPPRPTLTPSTLERKEGTSVSLTCSAPAPCLSHPPTLTFSPSLGDSQETLQENQDKTKVKTSVLTFTASHLHHRQEISCSAVYNKLDGSNESSVSTRLTADISYSPKHTTVLVSPSGPVPEDSTLTLTCSTSANPPVKNYTWYRADGGQETFIGTGRVLNITASKVSGPFFCKAENGLGAGRSNISQIDVQFAPHILYSDCTTAAGQLNCSCETVGNPSPTLQWYLNELPVNHSDRFAVSNEPLNDTGLRSIITVNQPLERDLSTLRCCSSNSLGSAFQQFYVYVLEPQTSAESHVMLTVFIATVVMLLVLVCALLLVIRAQKTHHNLPKSTVAINQLLTSGEGNEVPKATEEDIYVNADVLRKADVAHPATISEPNSTNLPSSGPNNAEGASKSSEKKNEESSDVIYSSVNWKSKKKKQEDSVDMDQPCSSYLEEDRCVDGGMCRNFGSNTLEMGSLYDEVEPKNVKEYVECEYAQVKFENKSAMHN; encoded by the exons ATGGCTGCAGCTCTGACTCTCCTTCTCATTGGATGTCTGCTGCAAA GTGCCCTGTGTGGAGAGTTTACGGTCACTGTGCCGAAAACTATAGAGGTTCTGAAAGGATCCTGTGTGACCATCCCCTGCTCCTTTGACATAGAGAACAAATATGAATCAAACTTAGATAACACATGTAAAGCAGCATGGAAAATAAGTGACCCGATTAGTATGTTTGATAGCAGTAATCCACAACTATCTACAATAAAAGGAAATTTTACAGgagacttgaaaaaaaaagactgcacCACAACCCTGAATAACATTCAACCTTCACACAGCAATAAATATTTCTTCAGAGTGGAATGCAACAATCAACTGAAATATTCTTTTCATCAACAAACATTGTATATATCAGTCAAAG ATGATCCTCCCAGACCGACTCTGACTCCGTCCACactggagaggaaggagggaaccTCAGTGAGTTTGACGTGCTCTGCTCCAgctccctgtctgtctcatcCTCCAACTCTGACATTTAGCCCCAGCCTGGGAGACAGTCAGGAGACACTGCAGGAGAATCAGGACAAAACAAAGGTCAAGACCTCTGTTCTGACTTTCACTGCTTCTCACCTCCATCACAGACAGGAAATTTCCTGTAGTGCTGTCTACAACAAACTAGATGGCAGCAATGAGTCATCTGTTAGCACAAGATTAACAGCTGATATTTCAT attCACCCAAACACACCACAGTGTTAGTGAGTCCCTCTGGTCCAGTACCAGAAGACAGCACTTTGACTCTGACATGCAGCACTAGTGCCAACCCACCAGTAAAGAACTACACCTGGTATAGAGCTGACGGAGGCCAAGAGACTTTTATTGGGACCGGACGTGTTTTAAACATTACAGCTTCTAAAGTCAGTGGCCCTTTTTTCTGCAAGGCTGAAAATGGTCTTGGAGCTGGACGATCCAACATCAGTCAAATAGATGTTCAAT TTGCTCCACATATTCTGTACTCTGATTGCACCACAGCTGCAGGCCAGCTCAACTGTTCCTGTGAGACTGTGGGAAACCCTTCTCCCACTTTACAGTGGTATTTGAATGAGTTACCTGTCAATCACTCAGACAGGTTTGCTGTCAGCAATGAGCCTCTAAATGACACAGGTCTGAGGAGCATCATCACTGTGAATCAACCACTGGAGAGGGATCTTTCCACCTTGCGCTGCTGTAGCTCCAACTCTCTGGGATCTGCTTTTCAGCAATTTTATGTCTACGTCCTTGAGCCTCAAACATCTGCAGAAAGTCACG TGATGTTGACAGTCTTCATCGCCACAGTTGTCATGCTACTGGTACTAGTGTGTGCTCTGCTGTTAGTTATCAG GGCTCAGAAGACTCACCATAACCTTCCTAAGAGCACAGTTGCTATAAACCAACTTCTAACAAGTGGAGAGGGAAATGAG GTACCCAAAGCAACAGAAGAGGACATTTATGTCAACGCTGATGTGCTGAGAAAGGCAGACGTCGCCCACCCTGCAACTATCTCTGAGCCAAACAGCACCAACTTGCCAAGCTCTGGGCCAAACAACGCAGAAGGAGCCAGTAAAAGCtcagagaagaagaatgagGAAAGCAGTGATGTTATTTACTCTAGTGTGAATTGGaagagcaagaagaagaagcaagAAGACTCTGTGGACATGGATCAGCCTTGTAGCTCCTATCTAGAGGAGGATAGGTGCGTGGACGGAGGCATGTGCAGAAATTTTGGGAGCAATACACTGGAGATGGGAAGCCTATATGATGAAGTGGAGCCTAAAAATGTGAAGGAGTATGTGGAATGTGAATATGCCCAGGTAAAATTTGAAAACAAGAGTGCTATGCACAATTAG
- the LOC122881769 gene encoding free fatty acid receptor 2-like, which produces MEPTVSSEVILSIYIISFLMGLPANLLALYAFSVKIHSKPCPTDILLLNLTVSDLLFLIILPLKMYEAASGMKWNLSIFLCSITSFIFFSTIYTSSLLLMAVSVIRYIAVAFPITYHQLQRPVYAIVICAVIWLISAGHCSITFITQHHPSLASKNTSVCYENFTKKQLEVLLPVRLEFFFVLCLIPLLICVYCYLRCILILYSRPRISRMQKQKAIGMALGTLAVFLICVLPYNVSHLLGYFQGKSPKWRYYTLLLSTFNTCIDPIIFYFSSSSFHCTSQKSIFRKRRLNVSELQRQATDSG; this is translated from the coding sequence ATGGAGCCAACGGTGAGCAGTGAGGTCATTCTCTCCATTTACATCATCTCTTTCCTGATGGGCCTGCCAGCCAACCTCCTGGCTCTCTATGCCTTTAGTGTTAAGATCCATTCCAAGCCATGTCCAACAGACATCCTGTTACTCAATCTGACTGTCTCAGACCTGCTCTTTTTGATCATCCTTCCTCTAAAGATGTATGAGGCAGCATCAGGCATGAAATGGAATTTGTCCATCTTCCTGTGCTCCATCAcctccttcatcttcttctcCACAATCTACaccagctccttgctgctgatGGCAGTCAGTGTGATTCGCTATATTGCGGTAGCTTTCCCTATCACCTATCATCAGCTGCAAAGACCTGTGTACGCGATAGTTATCTGTGCTGTTATTTGGCTAATATCAGCAGGACACTGCAGCATTACTTTCATTACCCAACACCACCCATCCCTGGCCAGCAAAAACACCAGTGTGTGCTATGAGAACTTCACAAAGAAGCAGTTGGAGGTCCTCCTCCCAGTacgtttggagtttttctttgtgCTCTGCCTTATACCTCTTCtaatttgtgtttactgctactTGCGCTGCATCTTGATCCTGTACAGCCGccccaggatatcccggatgcAGAAGCAGAAGGCCATCGGCATGGCCTTGGGGACTCTAGCTGTGTTTCTCATTTGTGTGCTGCCATACAATGTCTCACATTTACTGGGTTACTTCCAGGGTAAGAGCCCAAAATGGAGGTACTACACCTTGCTGCTTAGCACCTTTAACACCTGTATTGATCCCATCATCTTctacttttcctcttcctctttccacTGCACTAGCCAAAAGTCAATTTTCAGGAAGCGTAGACTCAATGTTTCAGAATTACAAAGGCAGGCCACAGACTCTGGCTAA